The following DNA comes from Sporichthya brevicatena.
ACCCACGTCCGGCCCGTCGATTCGACGAGGACGACGTGCGGGTGCGGCCCGGGCGCGGAAGTCGCCCCCGCAGCCGGCTGCGTCCCCGTCACGACGAGGCGGTCGACGGGCGCGTGATCACCGTCGACCGGGGCCGGTTCACGGTCCACCTCGACTCCCCCGGAAAGGGCCCGTCGGTCGTCGGTGCGGTGAAGGCGCGCGAGCTCGGCCGGCGCGGGATCGCGGTCGGCGACCGCGTCGCGCTCGTGGGAGACCTCTCCGGCGGTCCGGACGCGCTCGCCCGCATCGTGCGGGTGCACGAGCGCACCTCGGTGCTGCGGCGCACGGCCGACGACACCGACCCCGTCGAGCGTGTGCTCGTCGCCAACGCCGATCAGCTCGTCGTCGTGGTCGCACTCGCCGACCCGCAGCCGCAGGCGCGCCTGATCGACCGGTGCCTGGTCGCGGCCTACGACGCCGGTCTGGATCCGCTGCTGTGCCTGACGAAGGCCGATCTCGCCTCCCCCGACGAGCTGCTCGCGACCTACGCGGCCCTGGACCCGTCCTACGTGGTCACGACGCGCGGCGAGGAGCCCGCGGCACTGCGCGAGCACCTGCGCGACCGCGTCAGCGTGCTGGTGGGCTCCTCCGGCGTCGGCAAGTCGACGCTGGTCAACGCCCTGGTCCCCGGCACGGACCGCGAGACCGGGGTGGTCAATGCGGTCACCGGCCGCGGGCGGCACACCTCGAGCTCCGCCGTCGCGCTCGAGCTCCCGGAGGGCGGATGGGTCATCGACACCCCGGGCGTGCGCAGCTTCGGGCTCGCGCACGTCACACCGGACCGGATCCTGAGCGCGTTCACCGATCTGCTGCCGGGCACGACGGAGTGTCCCCGCGGCTGCACGCACGACGAACCCGACTGCGCCCTTGACGAGTGGGTCGCCGCCGGGCACGCCGACCCCGCGCGCCTCGACTCACTGCGCCGCCTGCTTGCGGTACCGCAGCGGGGCGACGAGGCCGACCCAGCGACCTGACGAAACGTCAGGCCCGCTACGGTGTCGAGTGATGAGCGACCTCCAGGACAAGTACGCGGACGATCTGAGCCTCGCCCTCTCCCTGGCCGACGCCGCGGACGCGATCACCACCGCCCGGTTCCGCGCCCTCGACCTGCGGGTCGAGTCGAAGCCCGACCTCACGCCGGTCACCGACGCCGACCGCGACACCGAGCAGCACCTGCGGGACCTGCTCGCCGACGCGCGGCCCACCGACGCGGTCCACGGCGAGGAGTTCGCGGACGCCGGGTCCGGCGCCCGCCGCTGGGTGATCGACCCGATCGACGGCACCAAGAACTTCGTGCGCGGCGTCCCGGTCTGGGCGACGTTGATCGCCTTGATGGACGGCGACGACGTGGTGGTCGGCGTGGTCTCCGCACCGGCTCTCGGCCGCCGCTGGTGGGCCGGGACGGGCAGCGGCGCCTGGGCACGCAGCGGGTCGGAGGAGCCGGTGCGGTGCCGGGTCTCCGCCGTCGCGACGCTCGCGGACGCCTCGCTGTCGTACTCGAGCCTCTCGGGCTGGGAGGAACGCGGCCTGCTGCCGGGCTTCCTCGACCTGACCCGCGCGTGCTGGCGGACGCGGGCCTACGGGGACTTCTGGTCCTACGTGTTGCTCGCGGAGGGCACCGTCGACCTGGCCGCCGAGCCCGAGGTCGCGTTGCACGACCTCGCCCCGCTCGCGCTGATCGTGTCCGAGGCCGGCGGGACGTTCACCGACGTCTCCGGGCGGCCCGGCCCCGACGGGGGCAGCGCCGTCGCGACCAACGGTCTCCTCCACAGTGCGGTCCTGGCCCACCTGCAGGCCGACCGGCCGTAGGCGAGCACGAACGGCGCGGACCACAGCGCGGCGAGGTCGAACCAGCCGTAGCCCCCGGCGGCCCCGCTGGGCGGGTTGCCGATGGGGATCAGTCCGGTCGGGTCGTGCGTCGACCACGTCCACGTCCCGGCCCAGGTACCGACCAGCTCGAGGTAGGTGACGATCGCGAACGCGCCCAGGTAGAGCGTCTGCGACCGGCCGAGGAAGCAGAACCCGACCAGGCACAGGTACCAGAAGGCGCCGAGGACGTCGGTCTGCTCGGCCAGGAACAGTCCCCAGGCCGCGAAAGCGCCGCCGGCGAGAACGACACCCGTCCGCAGCCGTCGGTGACAGCGGTGCACCCAGGCCGTCCGTCCGAGCGCGAGCGCGCAGAGGTAGACCAGCCCGTGCCCCGGCGGCACGTACGCCGGCACGTTGTCGAAGCGATAGGTGTAGACGCCGAGCAACGGCGAGAACGTGTACTCCACGGCGGTTGCGAACGCGACCACCACGCCGACCTGCGCGCGGACGAGCGCGCTCTCCCCCGCCAGGAACGCGAGCAGCAGCGCCCAGGTCGCGACGCCGAACAGGCGCTGGGCGGTCAGGCCCCCGCCGCCGAGCACGCTGCCGCCGTCCGCGCAGAGGACGAGCGTGGTCCAGGAGAAGACCGTCGCCGCGATCAGGCCGTTCCTCACGGAGCGCCGGCCGCCAGGCGCACCACGACCTCGGAGGTGTCCACGTCGCCGGGGAAGGACCAGGTGGCGACGCAGGCCGCCCGTAGGGCGTCGACGAGATCCCCGGCGCCGGTCAGCCGCAGCCGGCCGCCCGACACCCGGGCCGTCCACCCGCCGAGCGCGCCGCCGCCGGAGAGGTCCACGTCGGCGTGCGCCGTGAGCAGCCCGCGCAGGTCGGCCGCGAGGTAGGTGGGGCGGCGGCTCGGCGGGGCGGCCAGCAGCTCGGCCGCCCCGGTCACCCCGGTGAGGACGAGCAGGCTGTCGGCCCCCGCGCGCACCGCACCCTCGATGTCGGTGTCGAGCCGGTCGCCCACGATCAGCGGACGTTGCGCCGCGACGCGGTCGATCGACTCCCGGTGCAGCGCCAGCTCGGGTTTGCCGGCGACGAGCGGCTCGGCGCCGCTCGCCAACCGGATGACGTTCACGAGCGTCCCGTTGCCCGGGCCGATGCCACGCGGGGTCGGGATCGTCAGGTCGGTGTTGCTGGCGACCCACGGCAGGCCGGCGCGCACCGCGAACGTGCCCTCGGCGAGCTGTCGCCAGTCGACGGTCGGGTGATAGCCCTGCACCACCGCGCTGGGGC
Coding sequences within:
- a CDS encoding HAD-IIA family hydrolase, which translates into the protein MSAAGVPLAGGCAEPLVDRYDAGLLDLDGVVYIGPHAVPHAAESLTAARARGMRLAFVTNNASRAPKAVAEHLTDLGVTADASEVATSAQAAARLVAGLVAPGSAVLVVGGDALEEALLERGLRPVRSADDGPSAVVQGYHPTVDWRQLAEGTFAVRAGLPWVASNTDLTIPTPRGIGPGNGTLVNVIRLASGAEPLVAGKPELALHRESIDRVAAQRPLIVGDRLDTDIEGAVRAGADSLLVLTGVTGAAELLAAPPSRRPTYLAADLRGLLTAHADVDLSGGGALGGWTARVSGGRLRLTGAGDLVDALRAACVATWSFPGDVDTSEVVVRLAAGAP
- the rsgA gene encoding ribosome small subunit-dependent GTPase A translates to MRVRPGRGSRPRSRLRPRHDEAVDGRVITVDRGRFTVHLDSPGKGPSVVGAVKARELGRRGIAVGDRVALVGDLSGGPDALARIVRVHERTSVLRRTADDTDPVERVLVANADQLVVVVALADPQPQARLIDRCLVAAYDAGLDPLLCLTKADLASPDELLATYAALDPSYVVTTRGEEPAALREHLRDRVSVLVGSSGVGKSTLVNALVPGTDRETGVVNAVTGRGRHTSSSAVALELPEGGWVIDTPGVRSFGLAHVTPDRILSAFTDLLPGTTECPRGCTHDEPDCALDEWVAAGHADPARLDSLRRLLAVPQRGDEADPAT
- the hisN gene encoding histidinol-phosphatase, coding for MSDLQDKYADDLSLALSLADAADAITTARFRALDLRVESKPDLTPVTDADRDTEQHLRDLLADARPTDAVHGEEFADAGSGARRWVIDPIDGTKNFVRGVPVWATLIALMDGDDVVVGVVSAPALGRRWWAGTGSGAWARSGSEEPVRCRVSAVATLADASLSYSSLSGWEERGLLPGFLDLTRACWRTRAYGDFWSYVLLAEGTVDLAAEPEVALHDLAPLALIVSEAGGTFTDVSGRPGPDGGSAVATNGLLHSAVLAHLQADRP